The Porphyromonas pogonae genome segment TCTATCCGGTACTACATGGATCAGCAATGTTCAATATCGGTATCAATGAGTTGTTGGACGCCATCTCTTCTTTTATACTTCCTCCAGAATCAGTCTCAAACAGACTTTCAGCTTATCTCTATAAGATAGAGCATGACCCCAAAGGACATAAAAGAAGTTTTCTAAAAATAATTGACGGAAGTCTGAGACTTCGAGACATTGTAAGAATCAACGATTCGGAAAAATTCATCAAGATTAAAAATCTAAAGACTATTTATCAGGGCAGAGAGATAAATGTTGATGAAGTGGGGGCCAATGATATCGCGATTGTAGAAGATATGGAAGATTTTCGAATCGGAGATTATTTAGGTGCTAAACCTTGTTTGATTCAAGGGTTATCTCGTCAGCATCCCGCTCTCAAATCCTCCGTCCGGCCAGACAGGCCCGAAGAGAGAAGCAAGGTGATATCCGCTCTGAATACATTGTGGATTGAAGACCCGTCTTTGTCCTTTTCCATAAACTCATATAGTGATGAATTGGAAATCTCGTTATATGGTTTGACACAAAAGGAAATCATACAGACATTGCTGGAAGAACGATTTTCCGTCAAGGTCCATTTTGATGAGATCAAGACTATCTACAAAGAACGACCTATAAAAAAGGTGAATAAGATTATTCAGATCGAAGTGCCGCCCAACCCTTATTGGGCCACAATAGGGCTGACTATTGAACCCTTACCGTTAGGGACAGGGTTGCAAATCGAAAGTGACATCTCCTATGGTTATCTGAACCATTCTTTTCAAAATGCCGTTTTTGAAGGGATTCGTATGTCTTGCCAATCTGGTTTACATGGATGGGAAGTGACTGATCTGAAAGTAACTTTTACTCAAGCCGAGTATTATAGCCCGGTAAGTACACCTGCTGATTTCAGACAGCTGACCCCTTATGTCTTCAGGCTGGCCTTGCAACAGTCAGGTGTGGACATCCTCGAACCGATGCTCTATTTTGAGTTGCAGATACCCCAATCGGCAAGTTCCAAAGCTATTACAGATTTGCAAAAAATGATGTCTGAGATTGAAGACATCAGTTGCAATAATGAGTGGTGTCATATTAAAGGGAAAGTTCCATTAAATACAAGTAAAGACTACGCCTCAGAAGTAAGTTCATACACTAAGGGCTTAGGCGTTTTTATGGTTAAGCCATGCGGGTATCAAATAACAAAAGGCGATTATTCTGATAATATCCGTATGAACGAAAAAGATAAACTTTTATTCATGTTTCAAAAATCAATGTCATCAAAATAATGGAGCGGTCAGGAAATTTCTATAAGGCAATACGGTTGGGATATATACTTATCTCCATTCTTATCGGATGTATGGCATATAATAGCCTCTATGAATGGCAGGAGATAGAAGCATTAGAACTTGGCAATAAAAAAATAGACGAGCTCCGAAAAGAAATAAACAATATCAATATTCAAATGATAAAATTTTCT includes the following:
- the tet(Q) gene encoding tetracycline resistance ribosomal protection protein Tet(Q); the encoded protein is MNIINLGILAHIDAGKTSVTENLLFASGATEKCGRVDNGDTITDSMDIEKRRGITVRASTTSIIRNGVKCNIIDTPGHMDFIAEVERTFKMLDGAVLILSAKEGIQAQTKLLFNTLQKLQIPTIIFINKIDRDGVNLERLYLDIKTNLSQDVLFMQTIVDGLVYPICSQTYIKEEYKEFVCNHDDNILERYLADSEISPADYWNTIIDLVAKAKVYPVLHGSAMFNIGINELLDAISSFILPPESVSNRLSAYLYKIEHDPKGHKRSFLKIIDGSLRLRDIVRINDSEKFIKIKNLKTIYQGREINVDEVGANDIAIVEDMEDFRIGDYLGAKPCLIQGLSRQHPALKSSVRPDRPEERSKVISALNTLWIEDPSLSFSINSYSDELEISLYGLTQKEIIQTLLEERFSVKVHFDEIKTIYKERPIKKVNKIIQIEVPPNPYWATIGLTIEPLPLGTGLQIESDISYGYLNHSFQNAVFEGIRMSCQSGLHGWEVTDLKVTFTQAEYYSPVSTPADFRQLTPYVFRLALQQSGVDILEPMLYFELQIPQSASSKAITDLQKMMSEIEDISCNNEWCHIKGKVPLNTSKDYASEVSSYTKGLGVFMVKPCGYQITKGDYSDNIRMNEKDKLLFMFQKSMSSK